One stretch of Harmonia axyridis chromosome 1, icHarAxyr1.1, whole genome shotgun sequence DNA includes these proteins:
- the LOC123689059 gene encoding zinc finger autosomal protein-like yields the protein MEPTVDESTKISLGDFIQVLIEEEDSCDTFKVKTRDLDDVKKLTDGSQVDKREALISNIESNGNSTDPSEPAQEHQEDQSNNQSISEQKIVKETVDSQQQNCQFCEFSSQNEGELNIHINTNHQCHICDFTSNQKVSLKAHINSVHLNSRSHKCDMCDYTTNQKSLLKKHMNSVHLISKQHKCNLCGFSSNRKSELKRHTDSVHLNLKPHKCDLCDYATNQKSRLKTHVDSVHLDLKQHKCHLCEFRTNQKVSLKGHINSVHLNSNQHKCHLCDFRSNYKSHLQRHKDSVHLKSKPYKCDICDYTTNQKYHLKPHIVSVHLNLKAYKCDLCDNAFNEKSSLKRHLDYVHFKSKKEN from the exons ATGGAGCCAACTGTAGATGAGAGTACGAAAATTTCTCTTGGTGATTT TATACAAGTTCTCATAGAGGAAGAAGATAGCTGTGACACATTTAAGGTTAAGACTAGAGATTTAGATGATGTGAAAAAACTTACTGATGGAAGCCAAGTTGATAAAAGAGAAGCATTAATATCCAATATTGAAAGTAATGGTAATTCTACTGACCCATCTGAGCCAGCGCAAGAACACCAGGAGGATCAAAGCAATAATCAATCAATCTCTGAACAGAAGATTGTTAAGGAAACTGTTGATTCACAGCAACAAAATTGTCAATTTTGTGAGTTTTCCTCTCAAAATGAAGGAGAActcaatattcatataaataccAATCATCAGTGTCATATATGTGATTTTACATCAAATCAGAAAGTTTCCCTCAAAGCACATATAAATTCTGTACATTTGAATTCAAGGTCACATAAGTGTGACATGTGTGATTATACAACGAATCAGAAATctcttttaaaaaaacacatgaattctgttcatttgaTTTCAAAGCAACATAAGTGTAATTTATGCGGTTTTAGCTCAAATCGCAAATCTGAACTCAAAAGGCACACAGATTCTGTCCATCTGAATTTAAAGCCTCATAAATGtgacttatgtgattatgctacaaatcAGAAATCACGTTTGAAAACACATGTAGATTCCGTTCATTTGGATTTGAAGCAACACAAGTGTCACTTGTGTGAATTCAGGACAAATCAGAAAGTTTCTCTTAAAGGACATAtaaattctgttcatttgaattcaaaCCAACAcaagtgtcacttatgtgatttcAGGTCAAATTACAAATCTCACCTTCAAAGGCATAAGGATTCTGTACATTTGAAATCAAAACCATACAAGTGTGACATATGTGATTATACTACAAATCAGAAATATCATCTGAAACCCCACATAgtttctgttcatttgaatttgaaggcATATAAATGTGACTTATGTGATAATgctttcaatgaaaaatctaGTCTTAAACGTCATTTAGATTATGTTCATTTTAAGTCGAAAAAAGAAAACTGA